In a single window of the Coffea eugenioides isolate CCC68of chromosome 3, Ceug_1.0, whole genome shotgun sequence genome:
- the LOC113766722 gene encoding uncharacterized protein LOC113766722 has translation MDDRSWIFIEDRVNNPYFEKCLSDFLKFAYKKKEVGSRIYCPCRRCKNSERRKEETVLAHVTMKGFLTTYTNWIYHGEDPSDFNQENMNNGVFRQTENDDMNELLHETLGRTLEENSNINLEELRGACDEETNKFFKLLKHAETELYPGCKNFTLLSFVIKLLHVKSLCRWSNNSMTILLELLKEVFPENELFPSSYRDAWKIVKDLGLSYHKIHACPNDCLIYWKETEHETFCRKCGTPRYKQIVKQSDDSSEQANKVPAKLVRYFPLKPRLQRLFMSSKTASLMRWHEEERIKDGKLRHPADSLAWKHFNDRHPSFASDPRNVRVRLAADGFNPFKAMNNKYSTWPVILVPYNLPSWMCMKQTSFMLCLLIDGPKAPGNDIHVYLQPVIDELNEFWDPGVPTYDAASKQMFYLRAALLWTINDFPAYGNLSGWSTKGKYACPCCNKDVRSQWLMHSKKHCYLGHRRFLAIDHPYRLNRAQFDGTIEKHSRPVRLYGFEILEQLRDFRNEFGKDQPVSSARKRKRRTKDNNDFEQSPICRYNWKRLNVFFQLPYWVDNLLPHNLDIMHIEKNFLENLLWTLLGMGKTNDDINARYDLKEMGIRKALHPQSKGDKVFLPPACFTMSKDEKEIFCNVLKTVKVPDGYASNISRCVNIKERQISGLKSHDCHILMQQLLSIAVRRILPKHVCRIIIELRDIFRQLYSKVLTVADCETLEDRTPLALCELEKMFPPPFFNIMEHLLVHLPEEAKLGGPFQFRSMYPIERYLCTLKNYVRSRSHPEGSIAEGYLAEECMTFCSMYLENFESKLNCPPRNYEGEYLNRQIGRPLGKEEVIYLDDVSWVQAHRYVLGNLETVDPFRREHKHLLKLEKPRMSNYEREKIHSETFHKWFKKHVEDLEKSNSCHDYYKEIAYLAAGPDKWAKSYSGYIVNGFRFHTKKREMRRQTQNSGVFVNASANSFASTKDKNPISGILEYYGVLVDIVELRYSNDIKFLMFKCDWVDNVTGMKQDEHNFTLVNFDHILYKQNTKNDEPFILASQAQQAWYVRDALEPEWNIVVKMTPQDLFIIDPEINICEDIQDEHSAWQHVNNNNSEDSNVSWVREGVDGVILDAQTTKSKAHVADVDDGFFSDEDNLGIDNTIDDTSDDDDFLIKPNKETRLMIDSNFGI, from the exons ATGGATGATAGGTCTTGGATCTTTATTGAAGACCGAGTCAATAATCCATACTTTGAAAAGTGTCTGAGTGACTTCCTTAAATTTGCCTACAAAAAGAAGGAGGTTGGGAGTAGAATATATTGCCCATGTAGGAGATGTAAAAACTCAGAacgaagaaaggaagaaactgtGCTTGCACATGTAACAATGAAGGGGTTTTTGACCACTTATACAAATTGGATTTATCATGGTGAAGATCCATCGGACTTCAATCAAGAAAATATGAACAATGGAGTGTTTAGGCAGACTGAAAATGATGACATGAATGAATTGCTACACGAAACACTTGGAAGAACACTTGAAGAGAATTCTAACATAAATTTAGAAGAACTTAGAGGAGCCTGTGATGAAGAGACTAATAAGTTTTTTAAGTTGCTGAAGCATGCCGAAACAGAGTTATACCCTGGATGTAAAAATTTTACTCTTCTATCATTTGTCATCAAGTTGTTGCATGTCAAGTCTCTTTGTCGATGGAGCAACAACTCAATGACAATATTACTGgagcttctcaaggaagtttTTCCTGAGAATGAATTATTTCCAAGCTCTTATCGTGATGCTTGGAAAATTGTTAAAGACTTGGGTCTTAGCTACCATAAAATTCATGCATGCCCCAATGATTGCTTGATTTATTGGAAGGAGACAGAACATGAAACCTTTTGCAGAAAGTGTGGAACTCCTAGGTATAAGCAAATTGTAAAACAATCCGATGATTCAAGTGAACAAGCTAACAAAGTTCCAGCAAAGCTTGTTCGctattttcctttgaaaccacGTCTCCAAAGGCTGTTCATGTCATCAAAGACTGCTTCATTAATGAGATGGCATGAAGAGGAGCGCATCAAGGATGGTAAATTGAGGCATCCGGCAGACTCTTTAGCTTGGAAGCATTTTAATGACCGGCACCCAAGCTTTGCTAGTGATCCTCGCAATGTTCGTGTTAGACTTGCAGCGGATGGATTTAACCCATTCAAAGCAATGAACAATAAATACAGCACCTGGCCAGTGATTTTAGTGCCATATAATTTACCCTCATGGATGTGCATGAAGCAAACATCATTTATGTTGTGTTTGCTAATTGATGGGCCTAAAGCTCCAGGTaatgatattcacgtatatctTCAACCAGTAATTGATGAATTGAATGAGTTTTGGGATCCAGGGGTGCCTACTTATGATGCAGCTAGTAAGCAAATGTTTTACTTACGTGCTGCACTACTTTGGACTATCAATGATTTTCCAGCTTATGGAAATCTATCTGGTTGGAGTACCAAAGGGAAGTATGCATGCCCTTGTTGTAATAAAGATGTTCGAAGTCAATGGTTGATGCATAGCAAAAAACATTGCTATTTGGGTCATCGTCGATTTCTAGCTATTGATCATCCTTATCGTCTAAATCGAGCGCAGTTTGATGGGACAATTGAGAAACATTCTAGACCTGTTCGATTATATGGGTTTGAGATTTTAGAACAACTAAGAGATTTTAGAAATGAATTTGGAAAGGATCAACCAGTTTCCTCagctaggaaaaggaaaaggaggaCTAAAGATAATAATGACTTTGAACAAAGTCCCATATGTAGGTATAATTGGAAAAGATTGAATGTATTCTTTCAGTTACCGTATTGGGTGGATAATTTGCTTCCACATAATCTGGATATAATGCATATTGagaagaatttcttggagaatcTCTTGTGGACACTGTTGGGGATGGGCAAGACAAATGATGACATTAATGCTCGATATGATCTAAAAGAAATGGGGATAAGAAAGGCACTTCACCCACAATCTAAGGGTGACAAAGTGTTTCTTCCACCTGCATGCTTCACAATGAGcaaagatgaaaaagaaattttttgtaATGTGCTAAAAACTGTCAAGGTCCCTGATGGTTATGCATCAAACATTTCGAGGTGTGTGAATATTAAAGAACGACAAATCTCTGGGTTAAAGAGTCATGATTGTCACATATTAATGCAACAATTGTTATCCATTGCTGTGAGAAGAATATTGCCTAAACATGTTTGCAGAATTATCATTGAGTTACGAGATATATTTAGGCAATTATACTCGAAAGTGCTTACTGTAGCAGATTGTGAAACTTTGGAGGACCGTACTCCACTGGCCCTTTGTGAACTTGAGAAGATGTTTCCACCTCCATTTTTCAATATCATGGagcatttgcttgttcacttgCCTGAAGAGGCGAAACTTGGTGGACCATTTCAATTTCGGTCTATGTATCCTATTGAGAG GTATCTGTGTACTTTGAAAAATTATGTACGGAGTCGAAGTCACCCTGAAGGTTCAATAGCAGAGGGCTACTTGGCGGAAGAATGTATGACATTCTGTTCCATGTacttggaaaattttgaatcaaaGTTGAATTGCCCACCTAGGAACTATGAAGGTGAATATTTAAATAGACAGATTGGCCGTCCCTTAGGAAAAGAAGAGGTCATCTATTTAGATGATGTCTCTTGGGTTCAAGCTCATCGTTATGTTCTTGGAAATCTTGAAACTGTTGATCCTTTTCGCAG GGAGCATAAGCATTTGCTAAAACTGGAAAAGCCACGCATGTCAAACTATGAAAGGGAGAAAATTCATAgtgaaacatttcacaagtggTTTAAGAAGCAT GTTGAAGATTTGGAAAAATCTAATAGTTGCCATGATTATTATAAAGAAATTGCTTATTTGGCTGCTGGTCCTGATAAATGGGCAAAAAGCTATTCTGGTTACATTGTTAATGGTTTTCGTTTTCATACTAAGAAGCGTGAGATGAGAAGGCAAACTCAAAATAGTGGTGTATTTGTGAATGCTAGTGCCAATAGTTTCGCTAGTACAAAGGATAAGAACCCTATATCTGGAATTTTAGAATACTATGGGGTCTTAGTGGATATTGTTGAGTTGAGATACTCAAATGACATTAAATTTTTGATGTTCAAGTGTGATTGGGTTGATAATGTCACTGGAATGAAACAAGATGAACACAACTTCACACTTGTTAACTTTGATCATATATTGTACAAGCAAAACACGAAGAATGATGAGCCTTTCATCCTTGCCTCTCAAGCACAGCAAGCTTGGTATGTTCGGGATGCATTGGAACCTGAATGGAATATAGTTGTCAAGATGACCCCTCAAGATCTTTTCATTATTGATCCAGAAATTAACATATGTGAAGATATCCAGGATGAGCATTCTGCTTGGCAACATGTTAATAACAATAATTCTGAGGATAGTAATGTTTCATGGGTTAGGGAAGGTGTTGATGGAGTTATACTTGATGCACAAACTACAAAATCCAAGGCACACGTTGCTGACGTTGATGATGGATTCTTCTCTGATGAGGATAATCTTGGGATTGACAATACGATTGATGATAcaagtgatgatgatgattttttGATAAAGCCCAACAAGGAGACAAGGCTGATGATTGACTCTAATTTTGGAATATAA
- the LOC113766859 gene encoding uncharacterized protein LOC113766859, translating into MPHRTGRKDHVNLREELRIKTGKEPSKLDVFIHSRQGKQMDELTSQTIATMNEEIQKLPETSRDDNFVKDILYENILGPEKPGRLRTYGVGATPKDVYRMSDNMNDGQKKAFEDAVNEKVEIIRGELREEMNSKLADFKEELIAQFEARMRASTCDLASLQRREMNAAKQSQISDSLEVVY; encoded by the exons atgccACATCGAACAGGGCGAAAAGATCATGTGAACCTCAGGGAAGAG CTTCGGATTAAAACTGGAAAAGAGCCTTCGAAACTAGACGTTTTTATTCATTCAagacaaggaaaacaaatggatgagTTGACTTCACAAACAATT GCAACTATGAATGAGGAAATACAAAAACTGCCAGAGACATCCAGGGAtgataattttgtgaaagatATACTCTATGAAAATATTCTTGGACCTGAAAAACCAGGTCGTCTTCGAACTTATGGGGTAGGTGCGACTCCAAAAGACGTGTATAGGATGTCAGATAACATGAATGATGGACAAAAGAAAGCATTTGAGGATGCAGTGAATGAGAAAGTGGAAATCATACGTGGTGAACTACGAGAAGAAATGAATTCGAAATTGGCAGATTTTAAGGAGGAGTTGATTGCTCAATTTGAAGCAAGAATG AGGGCATCCACATGTGACTTGGCATCACTccaaagaagagaaatgaaTGCAGCAAAACAATCTCAAATTTCGGACTCATTAGAGGTTGTATATTAA
- the LOC113764490 gene encoding L-type lectin-domain containing receptor kinase IV.1-like has protein sequence MSFKQVTAILAFFLVHTAAGAAASEDIGFIYQGFKSSNLSLDGLAKVTDNGLLRLTNTTKSQSGHAYYQNTINFKSTSNSSAFSFSTQFVFAIVPDVPGLIGSGLAFVVAPTRNHTGGPMSRFNIMETLGLFDTPDNGSQNNHVFAVELDTFQNQDYDDINANHVGIDINSVRSKASRPASYKANNKNSFDNLTLASGQPMQLWVEYDGADRRIDVTLAPVASAKPHTPLLSLPYDLSPILQETMYVGFSAATSPLERGTSHFILGWSFRMNGVAQALDLSQLPELPRSGHKKVSKIFTVGLPLIFLLLWLTLIPGVAYYLKRKWKFAEVLEEWELAYGPHRFKYKDLYIATKGFTEKQLLGEGGFGRVYKGVLPTNKVEVAVKKVSYHARQGMRAFVAEIVSIGRLSHRNLVPLLGYCRRKEELLLVYEFMSNSSLDRFLYNQPKYSLNWSQRFRVIKGVASGLFYLHEEWEQVVIHRDVKASNVLLDGELNGRLGDFGLARLYDHGTLPQSTHVAGSLGYLAPEHNRTGMATTSTDVYAFGAFLLEVACGRRPIEPRAEPADNIILVDWVFSCWKAGCILQAVDHNLGNEYVKEEAELVLKLGLLCSHSEPKIRPSMRQVLLYLEGSVALPDLSSLAVGVSAVGLGFAYPSYEEIKLSAATSTDNGFSHSVADSLLSGGR, from the coding sequence ATGTCATTCAAACAAGTAACAGCAATCTTAGCCTTCTTTCTAGTTCACACCGCAGCTGGTGCAGCAGCTTCCGAAGATATTGGGTTCATCTATCAAGGATTTAAATCATCAAATCTAAGCCTGGATGGATTAGCCAAAGTCACCGACAATGGCCTCCTACGATTGACCAACACCACCAAATCACAAAGTGGGCATGCCTACTATCAAAATACCATCAACTTCAAGAGCACATCTAATAGTTCAGCTTTCTCCTTTTCCACCCAATTTGTGTTTGCTATAGTACCCGATGTCCCTGGACTGATTGGTTCCGGATTGGCTTTCGTGGTTGCAccaacaagaaaccatacaGGAGGGCCTATGTCACGGTTCAATATTATGGAAACTCTCGGCCTCTTTGATACACCCGACAACGGAAGTCAGAATAATCACGTTTTTGCTGTGGAGCTTGACACTTTCCAAAACCAAGATTATGATGATATCAATGCCAACCATGTTGGCATTGATATTAACTCTGTGAGGTCCAAGGCATCTAGGCCAGCAAGTTACAAAGCTAATAACAAGAATTCATTTGACAACTTAACTCTTGCCAGCGGCCAGCCAATGCAATTATGGGTGGAATACGATGGGGCGGATAGGAGAATCGATGTTACATTAGCTCCAGTAGCGTCTGCCAAGCCACATACTCCTCTTCTGTCTTTGCCATATGACCTGTCGCCAATTTTACAGGAAACCATGTATGTTGGCTTTTCTGCAGCCACTAGCCCACTCGAAAGAGGAACATCTCATTTTATACTTGGATGGAGCTTTAGGATGAATGGGGTTGCGCAAGCTCTTGATCTCTCTCAGCTCCCCGAGCTACCTCGGTCTGGACATAAGAAAGTGTCTAAAATTTTCACCGTGGGGTTGCCCCTGATTTTCTTACTTTTGTGGTTAACACTAATTCCTGGAGTAGCTTATTATCTAAAGAGAAAGTGGAAGTTTGCTGAAGTGCTGGAAGAATGGGAGCTTGCTTACGGACCTCACAGGTTCAAGTATAAAGATTTGTACATTGCCACCAAGGGATTCACAGAAAAACAGCTGTTGGGAGAAGGCGGATTTGGCAGAGTCTACAAAGGCGTTTTGCCAACAAACAAGGTTGAGGTTGCTGTCAAGAAGGTCTCTTATCATGCAAGACAGGGAATGAGAGCGTTTGTTGCAGAAATCGTCAGTATTGGTCGCTTGAGTCATAGAAATTTAGTACCGTTGTTGGGTTATTGTCGGCGTAAAGAAGAGTTACTCTTGGTATACGAGTTCATGTCCAATAGTAGTCTGGACAGATTTCTGTACAACCAACCAAAGTACAGCCTCAACTGGAGCCAAAGATTTCGAGTTATCAAAGGTGTAGCGTCAGGATTATTCTATCTACACGAAGAATGGGAGCAAGTAGTGATCCACCGAGATGTAAAAGCCAGTAATGTATTGTTAGATGGTGAACTGAATGGAAGATTAGGAGATTTCGGTCTGGCAAGGCTATACGATCATGGAACTCTCCCTCAAAGCACCCATGTAGCGGGATCTCTTGGCTACCTTGCCCCTGAGCATAATAGGACTGGGATGGCAACAACGAGCACTGATGTGTATGCTTTTGGGGCCTTTTTGCTGGAGGTTGCCTGTGGAAGAAGGCCGATAGAACCCCGAGCAGAACCAGCAGATAATATCATTTTGGTTGATTGGGTATTTTCTTGCTGGAAAGCGGGTTGTATACTCCAGGCAGTTGATCATAATTTGGGTAATGAGTATGTGAAAGAGGAAGCAGAATTGGTGTTGAAACTGGGCTTGTTATGCTCTCATTCCGAACCAAAGATTAGGCCAAGTATGAGACAAGTTCTCTTGTACTTGGAGGGATCAGTTGCGTTGCCAGATCTATCATCACTGGCCGTGGGCGTTTCTGCTGTTGGTCTTGGCTTCGCCTATCCTAGCTAtgaagaaattaaattgtcaGCTGCAACTTCCACCGACAATGGTTTCTCACATTCTGTAGCAGACTCTCTTCTCTCTGGTGGTCGGTAA